The following are encoded together in the Streptomyces rapamycinicus NRRL 5491 genome:
- a CDS encoding DUF3152 domain-containing protein: MTGRAGRRGGPYRCPARTGAVRRVGKHSARGSQEGRERRSAAAGSGQGQGSGPEFVEYSASGEASAADGGRPGTGRRRAAPGPGAPDPGVTPPQGVPRLPYGADGPAARTRGGHPEQREAGGGWGAVGGRGGGPGGVRGPGGPGGPGGRGGPGGPGGPGGPGGRGGPGGPGGPGGPGFRGGPGGQRPPYGMRTMNPPQRPTTGGTGGAAGLMPGPRKEYIEAFDTPDALDCDGDDVFAAGAPGGVPPQRRTQRAATPSGGFGGGSGGDGGNGPDDDGQELPGKGARGVTKGGKGRTFTGVAAAAVTTVLAVVVAGQVASGPQGGGGKTQARGGSESGDDTASRGGRGSHADDGRGAARSANSPAPVTYDEKMAALFPLDAKLRGSGAFRTVGGRDKGPGRGQVLRYRVDVEKGLPLDGELFAEAVHKTLNDDRSWGHGGVRTFERVSSGHADFVITLASPGTTAAWCAKSGLDTTEDNVSCDSASTERVMINAYRWAQGAKTFGDDKVHSYRQMLINHEVGHRLGHNHEICSKQGALAPVMMQQTKFLSTDGATCRPNAWPFPKG, from the coding sequence ATGACCGGGAGAGCCGGGAGGCGCGGGGGGCCGTACCGGTGTCCGGCGCGGACGGGAGCGGTGCGGCGCGTGGGTAAACACAGCGCACGTGGCAGCCAGGAGGGCCGGGAACGCCGGTCCGCCGCGGCGGGCTCCGGCCAGGGGCAGGGCTCGGGCCCCGAGTTCGTCGAGTACAGCGCGTCCGGTGAGGCCTCCGCGGCCGACGGCGGCAGACCGGGGACCGGGCGCCGCCGGGCCGCCCCGGGGCCCGGCGCCCCGGATCCCGGGGTCACCCCGCCGCAGGGTGTGCCGAGACTGCCTTACGGAGCCGACGGGCCCGCGGCGCGCACCAGGGGCGGACATCCCGAGCAGCGCGAGGCGGGCGGCGGCTGGGGCGCGGTCGGCGGCCGCGGCGGCGGTCCGGGCGGGGTCAGAGGCCCTGGTGGGCCCGGCGGCCCTGGTGGTCGCGGTGGTCCTGGCGGACCCGGTGGACCCGGTGGCCCTGGTGGTCGTGGCGGTCCCGGTGGACCCGGTGGACCCGGTGGTCCCGGGTTCCGCGGCGGTCCCGGCGGTCAGCGGCCCCCTTACGGCATGCGCACCATGAACCCGCCGCAGCGCCCGACCACAGGCGGCACGGGGGGCGCGGCCGGTCTGATGCCCGGCCCGCGCAAGGAGTACATCGAGGCGTTCGACACCCCCGACGCCCTGGACTGCGACGGCGACGACGTCTTCGCCGCCGGTGCGCCGGGCGGCGTGCCCCCGCAGCGCCGTACGCAGCGGGCGGCCACCCCCTCCGGGGGGTTCGGCGGCGGCTCGGGCGGCGACGGCGGGAACGGGCCGGACGACGACGGGCAGGAGCTCCCGGGCAAGGGGGCGCGCGGCGTCACCAAGGGCGGTAAGGGGCGCACGTTCACCGGTGTCGCCGCCGCGGCCGTGACCACCGTGCTGGCCGTCGTGGTGGCCGGACAGGTCGCGAGCGGACCGCAGGGCGGCGGCGGTAAGACGCAGGCCCGGGGCGGTTCGGAGAGCGGCGACGACACCGCCTCCCGCGGCGGCCGCGGCTCCCACGCCGACGACGGCCGCGGTGCGGCCCGCTCGGCGAACTCGCCCGCCCCCGTCACCTATGACGAGAAGATGGCGGCCCTCTTTCCGCTTGACGCCAAGCTGCGCGGCTCCGGCGCCTTCCGGACCGTCGGCGGGCGTGACAAGGGGCCCGGCCGCGGCCAGGTGCTGCGCTACCGCGTCGATGTGGAGAAGGGACTGCCGCTCGACGGCGAGCTGTTCGCCGAGGCCGTGCACAAGACGCTGAACGACGACCGCAGTTGGGGGCATGGCGGCGTTCGCACCTTCGAGCGGGTCTCGTCCGGGCATGCGGACTTCGTGATCACCCTCGCGAGCCCCGGGACCACGGCGGCGTGGTGCGCCAAGTCCGGCCTGGACACCACCGAGGACAACGTCTCCTGCGACTCGGCGTCCACCGAGCGCGTCATGATCAACGCCTATCGGTGGGCGCAGGGCGCCAAGACCTTCGGCGACGACAAGGTGCACTCCTACCGCCAGATGCTCATCAACCACGAGGTGGGCCACCGTCTCGGCCACAACCACGAGATCTGCTCCAAGCAGGGCGCGCTCGCACCGGTGATGATGCAGCAGACCAAGTTCCTGTCGACGGACGGCGCCACCTGCCGCCCCAACGCCTGGCCGTTCCCCAAGGGCTGA
- a CDS encoding DUF3107 domain-containing protein, which yields MEVKIGVQHAPREITLESGQSAEEVERLVAEALGGKAQVLTLEDAHGRKVLVPSDRLAYVELGEPSARKVGFGAA from the coding sequence GTGGAGGTCAAGATCGGCGTGCAGCACGCGCCCCGCGAGATCACCTTGGAGAGCGGGCAGTCTGCCGAGGAGGTCGAGCGCCTGGTGGCCGAGGCGCTCGGCGGCAAGGCTCAGGTGCTGACCCTGGAGGACGCCCACGGCCGCAAGGTCCTGGTTCCGTCCGACCGGCTCGCCTACGTCGAGCTCGGCGAGCCGTCCGCCCGCAAGGTCGGTTTCGGCGCGGCCTGA
- a CDS encoding DUF3492 domain-containing protein — protein sequence MRVGLLTEGGYPYAIGDARVWCDRLVRGLAQHEFEVYALSRDPGQEGAGWGELPRHVGRVCTAPLWGEPEPRRGGWGGRRQRRRFAEHFGELAAAISAPYGSGAPYGSGVPHGPDASHGSCVPHGSGAPGCSTDQADRFANGLHGLADLAGEYGGLSAALRSEDAVRTLERACRTLGAPHGAQRARVADLLTVTEALERALRPLSLDWYGDGPGGDPGLAGVDLCHAATGGAAVLPGLLAKRRFGTPLLLTEYGVRLRECYLAGAAGGDVGGGAESGRPLSGPVRSLLTAFHGRLAAEAYARADLITPGNTHTRRWQERCGADRERLRTVYPGMDAARFAEVGEQDAAPSEGDDRTLVWVGRIEPPKDVIALLHAFAEVRRWQPDARLRIIETRRGEDPGPDGYPAHCRALADHLFPDEAADAHSAGDNPVSFERLGDPEVPTLADAYGAGGVVVLSSVVEGFPVGLVEAMFCGRATVSTDVGAVCEVIGGTGLVVPPRNPRALADACLALLSDAERCARLGAAARARALELFTVEQNVAAFRGIYLELMSHCPVPREEVGESGGPLPFARPAEAHVPGRWTAGRDGDGSGHRPPGPAASRPAPEHTPTWAGAPPREPLGVGPRPSEEGA from the coding sequence ATGCGCGTGGGACTGCTTACGGAGGGTGGCTATCCGTATGCGATCGGTGATGCGCGGGTGTGGTGCGACCGGCTGGTGCGCGGGCTCGCCCAGCATGAGTTCGAGGTGTACGCGCTCAGCCGCGACCCCGGCCAGGAGGGTGCGGGCTGGGGTGAGCTGCCGCGGCATGTCGGCCGGGTGTGCACGGCGCCGCTGTGGGGAGAGCCCGAGCCCCGGCGGGGCGGGTGGGGCGGCCGCCGGCAGCGGCGGCGGTTCGCCGAGCACTTCGGGGAACTGGCCGCGGCGATCAGCGCGCCTTACGGCTCCGGCGCGCCCTACGGCTCCGGTGTGCCCCATGGTCCTGATGCGTCCCATGGTTCGTGTGTGCCCCATGGCTCCGGTGCGCCCGGGTGCTCCACGGACCAGGCGGACCGTTTCGCCAATGGTCTCCACGGCCTCGCGGACCTGGCGGGGGAGTACGGCGGACTGTCCGCCGCGCTCCGCTCCGAGGACGCCGTAAGGACGCTGGAGCGGGCCTGCCGAACCCTCGGGGCGCCGCACGGCGCGCAGCGGGCGCGGGTCGCCGATCTGCTGACCGTCACCGAGGCCCTGGAGCGCGCACTGCGCCCGCTCTCGCTCGACTGGTACGGCGACGGGCCCGGTGGCGATCCGGGGCTGGCCGGGGTGGATCTGTGCCACGCCGCGACCGGCGGCGCGGCCGTGCTCCCCGGGTTGCTGGCCAAGCGCCGCTTCGGCACCCCGCTGCTGCTCACCGAGTACGGCGTACGGCTGCGCGAGTGCTATCTGGCGGGTGCGGCGGGTGGGGACGTTGGGGGCGGTGCCGAGAGCGGACGGCCGCTCTCCGGGCCCGTACGGTCCCTGCTGACCGCGTTCCACGGCCGGCTGGCCGCCGAGGCGTACGCGCGGGCGGATCTGATCACCCCCGGAAATACCCACACCCGCCGCTGGCAGGAACGGTGCGGCGCCGACCGGGAGCGGCTGCGCACCGTCTACCCGGGCATGGACGCCGCCCGGTTCGCGGAGGTCGGCGAGCAGGACGCGGCCCCCTCAGAAGGCGACGACCGGACGCTGGTGTGGGTGGGCCGGATCGAGCCCCCCAAGGACGTCATCGCCCTGCTGCACGCCTTCGCGGAGGTGCGCCGGTGGCAGCCGGACGCCCGGCTGAGGATCATCGAGACCCGGCGCGGCGAGGACCCGGGGCCGGACGGCTATCCGGCCCACTGCCGGGCGCTGGCCGACCACCTCTTCCCCGACGAGGCGGCGGACGCCCACTCCGCCGGTGACAACCCCGTCTCCTTCGAGCGGCTCGGCGACCCCGAGGTGCCGACCCTGGCCGATGCCTATGGGGCGGGCGGCGTCGTGGTGCTGTCCAGCGTGGTCGAGGGCTTTCCGGTCGGGCTGGTCGAGGCGATGTTCTGCGGACGGGCCACGGTGTCCACGGACGTGGGCGCGGTGTGCGAGGTCATCGGCGGGACCGGCCTTGTGGTCCCCCCGCGCAATCCCCGGGCGCTCGCGGACGCGTGCCTGGCGCTGCTGAGCGACGCCGAGCGCTGTGCGCGCCTGGGCGCCGCCGCGCGTGCCCGTGCGCTGGAGCTGTTCACCGTCGAGCAGAACGTCGCGGCGTTCCGGGGGATCTATCTGGAGCTGATGTCGCACTGCCCGGTGCCGCGCGAGGAGGTCGGCGAGAGCGGCGGGCCGCTGCCGTTCGCCCGCCCCGCCGAGGCCCATGTGCCGGGGCGCTGGACCGCGGGCCGCGACGGTGACGGCTCCGGGCACCGGCCGCCCGGCCCGGCCGCCTCCCGCCCCGCCCCGGAGCACACCCCCACCTGGGCCGGTGCACCGCCACGCGAGCCGCTGGGCGTGGGCCCGCGCCCGTCCGAGGAGGGCGCATGA
- a CDS encoding DEAD/DEAH box helicase, which yields MRPPSPPPAALTEEASILTTFRELGILPETAEALEAVGITSPFPIQEMTLPVALSGTDVIGQAKTGTGKTLGFGLPLLERVIVPADVEAGRAKPEQLTEAPQALVVVPTRELCQQVTNDLLTAGKVRDVRVLSIYGGRAYEPQVEALKKGVDVVVGTPGRLLDLAGQKKLRLSAVKALVLDEADEMLDLGFLPDVEKIIQLLPAKRQTMLFSATMPGQVISLARRYMSQPTHIRATAPDDEGQTVANTTQHVFRAHSMDKPEVVARVLQADGRGLAMIFCRTKRTAADIADQLSRRGFASGAVHGDLGQGAREQALRAFRNGKVDVLVCTDVAARGIDVEGVTHVINYQSPEDEKTYLHRIGRTGRAGASGIAITLVDWDDIPRWQLINKALDLPFNDPEETYSTSDHLYELLSIPQGITGVLPRAERTRAGLAAEEVEDLGETGGRGGRGRRAAAPPAEERPARNRRNRRRTRGGVSLDGAGAPGSAEAAESAADIAESATEPRRPRRRRRTRGGTATAGSEAATAAVETAEAAQPEAEPAEAAAKPRRRRTRGARTTEAATAAVETAEGTEGATEESGHAAEAPEAAVTAEAPEAAATAVTTAEVPEAVEAPAKPRRRTRAKAAEAIETAEGTTEADGAKPRRRTRAKATEAAQTAAEAAEGTTESVDTAESAESPAKPRRRTRKATEAAEAAVETAEGTAEEAKPRRRTRKATETAQAAVETAEGATDPGNAAETADAPAKPRRRTRKATEAAEAAVETAEGTTEEAKPRRRTRAAAKAETVDAQPEAEAAEAPAKPRRTRAKATKAAEAAVASAEGTTEAADGDEAAKPRRRTRAKATTAAPAADEAEAAPAKPRRRTRAKAAETVEATVEG from the coding sequence GTGCGACCCCCTTCGCCGCCTCCCGCCGCGCTCACAGAAGAGGCAAGCATCCTGACCACCTTCCGAGAGCTCGGGATCCTCCCCGAGACTGCCGAGGCCCTGGAAGCCGTCGGCATCACGTCCCCGTTCCCCATCCAGGAGATGACGCTTCCGGTCGCCCTCTCCGGCACCGACGTCATCGGCCAGGCCAAGACCGGCACCGGCAAGACGCTGGGCTTCGGCCTCCCCCTGCTGGAGCGCGTCATCGTCCCCGCGGACGTCGAGGCGGGCCGGGCCAAGCCCGAGCAGCTGACCGAGGCTCCGCAGGCGCTCGTGGTCGTCCCCACCCGCGAGCTGTGCCAGCAGGTGACCAACGACCTGCTGACCGCCGGTAAGGTCCGCGACGTCCGCGTGCTGTCGATCTACGGCGGCCGCGCCTACGAACCGCAGGTCGAGGCCCTCAAGAAGGGCGTCGACGTGGTCGTCGGCACCCCGGGCCGGCTGCTGGACCTGGCGGGCCAGAAGAAGCTGCGGCTCTCCGCCGTCAAGGCGCTCGTCCTGGACGAGGCCGACGAAATGCTCGACCTGGGCTTCCTGCCCGACGTTGAGAAGATCATCCAGCTGCTGCCCGCCAAACGCCAGACGATGCTCTTCTCGGCCACCATGCCGGGCCAGGTCATCTCGCTGGCCCGGCGCTACATGTCGCAGCCCACGCACATCCGTGCCACCGCGCCGGACGACGAGGGCCAGACCGTCGCCAACACCACCCAGCACGTCTTCCGCGCCCACTCCATGGACAAGCCGGAGGTCGTGGCGCGCGTGCTCCAGGCCGACGGCCGCGGCCTCGCGATGATCTTCTGCCGTACGAAGCGCACCGCCGCCGACATCGCCGATCAGCTCTCGCGCCGTGGCTTCGCCTCCGGCGCGGTCCACGGCGACCTCGGCCAGGGGGCGCGCGAGCAGGCGCTGCGCGCCTTCCGCAACGGCAAGGTCGACGTGCTGGTGTGCACCGACGTCGCCGCGCGCGGCATCGACGTCGAGGGCGTCACGCATGTGATCAACTACCAGTCGCCCGAGGACGAGAAGACCTATCTGCACCGCATCGGCCGTACGGGTCGCGCGGGCGCCTCGGGCATCGCGATCACGCTCGTCGACTGGGACGACATCCCGCGCTGGCAGCTGATCAACAAGGCGCTGGACCTGCCGTTCAACGACCCGGAGGAGACGTACTCCACCTCCGACCACCTCTACGAGCTGCTGAGCATCCCCCAGGGCATCACCGGTGTTCTCCCGCGTGCCGAGCGCACCCGGGCCGGGCTCGCCGCCGAGGAGGTCGAGGACCTGGGCGAGACCGGAGGCCGTGGCGGTCGAGGCCGCCGGGCCGCCGCCCCGCCCGCGGAGGAGCGCCCCGCGCGCAACCGCCGGAACCGGCGCCGCACCCGTGGCGGTGTGAGCCTGGACGGCGCGGGCGCGCCGGGGAGCGCGGAGGCGGCCGAGTCCGCCGCCGACATCGCCGAGTCCGCCACCGAGCCCCGTCGGCCCCGCCGACGTCGCCGTACGCGCGGCGGCACGGCGACGGCCGGTTCCGAGGCGGCCACGGCCGCCGTCGAGACGGCGGAGGCGGCCCAGCCGGAGGCGGAGCCCGCCGAGGCCGCCGCAAAGCCGCGCCGCCGCCGCACGCGGGGCGCGAGGACCACCGAGGCGGCCACAGCGGCTGTCGAGACGGCCGAGGGCACCGAGGGCGCCACGGAGGAGTCCGGGCACGCCGCCGAGGCTCCGGAGGCCGCAGTGACGGCGGAGGCTCCGGAGGCCGCAGCGACGGCTGTGACGACGGCGGAGGTTCCGGAGGCCGTGGAGGCCCCCGCGAAGCCGCGCCGCCGGACCCGCGCCAAGGCCGCCGAGGCCATCGAGACGGCCGAGGGCACCACCGAGGCAGACGGCGCGAAGCCGCGGCGCCGTACGCGCGCCAAGGCCACCGAGGCCGCCCAGACCGCCGCGGAAGCGGCCGAGGGCACGACGGAATCGGTGGACACCGCCGAGTCCGCCGAGTCTCCCGCCAAGCCGCGCCGTCGCACCCGTAAGGCCACCGAAGCGGCGGAGGCCGCCGTGGAGACGGCAGAGGGCACGGCGGAGGAGGCCAAGCCCCGGCGCCGCACCCGTAAGGCCACCGAGACGGCCCAGGCCGCCGTGGAGACGGCCGAAGGTGCGACGGACCCGGGGAACGCCGCCGAGACCGCCGACGCCCCGGCCAAGCCGCGCCGTCGCACCCGTAAGGCCACCGAAGCGGCGGAGGCCGCCGTGGAGACGGCCGAAGGGACGACGGAGGAGGCCAAGCCCCGGCGCCGCACCCGCGCCGCCGCCAAGGCCGAAACCGTCGACGCGCAGCCGGAGGCGGAAGCCGCCGAGGCTCCCGCCAAGCCGCGGCGCACCCGCGCCAAGGCGACGAAGGCCGCGGAAGCCGCTGTCGCGAGCGCCGAGGGCACCACCGAGGCCGCCGACGGCGATGAGGCCGCCAAGCCGCGGCGCCGCACGCGCGCCAAGGCCACCACGGCGGCACCGGCGGCGGACGAGGCCGAGGCCGCGCCCGCCAAGCCCCGGCGCCGTACGCGTGCCAAGGCGGCCGAGACCGTCGAGGCCACGGTCGAGGGCTGA
- a CDS encoding NAD-dependent epimerase/dehydratase family protein — protein MRVLLLGSGGFLGRYVAEHLLADPAVQLTALGRGDDADVRFDLSNGSPGALTRFLNAVHPGVVINCAGATRGGARELTRHNTVAVATVGESLRRSGCGARLVQIGCSSEYGPSQPGSSTAEDAVPRPGGPYGVSKLAATELVLGSGLDAVVLRVFSPVGPGTPAGSPLGRLAEAMRRAMQSGESELKLSGLGVQRDFVDVRDVARAVHAASLSAAQGVVNIGSGRAVRMREAASVLARVAGFGGALHEIDSPPGRGGPHHVPAAAAHVPAPAHPHGAAHGHATAHGHAPSHPQVAGEHGGGPAGVGGATYPYPDGCGSWQQADVRTARDRLGWRSRIPLEESLADIWMEAACRI, from the coding sequence ATGAGAGTCCTGTTGCTCGGGTCCGGCGGATTCCTCGGCCGCTATGTGGCCGAACACCTGCTCGCCGACCCCGCCGTCCAGCTCACCGCGCTCGGCCGCGGCGACGACGCCGATGTGCGGTTCGACCTGTCCAACGGCAGCCCGGGCGCACTCACCCGCTTCCTCAACGCGGTCCACCCCGGCGTGGTGATCAACTGCGCCGGGGCGACCCGTGGCGGGGCGCGCGAGCTCACCCGGCACAACACCGTCGCCGTGGCCACCGTCGGCGAGTCGCTGCGCCGCAGCGGCTGCGGCGCCCGCCTCGTCCAGATCGGCTGCTCCTCCGAGTACGGGCCCTCGCAGCCCGGATCGTCGACCGCCGAGGACGCCGTGCCGCGCCCCGGCGGCCCGTACGGCGTGAGCAAGCTCGCCGCGACCGAGCTGGTGCTGGGCTCCGGGCTGGACGCGGTGGTGCTGCGGGTCTTCTCGCCCGTGGGCCCCGGCACCCCGGCCGGGTCGCCGCTGGGGCGGCTCGCGGAGGCGATGCGGCGCGCGATGCAGTCCGGGGAGAGCGAGCTCAAACTGAGCGGCCTGGGCGTGCAGCGCGACTTCGTGGACGTACGGGACGTGGCACGGGCGGTCCACGCGGCCTCGCTGTCGGCCGCGCAGGGCGTGGTCAACATCGGCAGCGGGCGCGCCGTGAGGATGCGCGAGGCGGCCTCCGTGCTCGCCAGGGTGGCGGGCTTCGGCGGCGCCCTGCACGAGATCGACAGCCCGCCGGGGCGCGGGGGACCGCATCACGTCCCGGCCGCCGCGGCCCACGTCCCGGCGCCCGCCCACCCCCATGGCGCGGCCCACGGCCACGCCACCGCCCACGGTCACGCGCCCTCCCACCCCCAGGTGGCGGGCGAGCACGGCGGCGGCCCGGCGGGTGTCGGCGGCGCCACCTACCCCTACCCGGACGGCTGCGGCAGCTGGCAGCAGGCCGATGTGCGCACCGCCCGCGACCGGCTCGGCTGGCGCTCCAGGATCCCGCTGGAGGAGTCGCTCGCCGACATCTGGATGGAGGCGGCATGTCGCATCTGA
- a CDS encoding ferritin-like fold-containing protein — protein METPDTPETPAATTGDRAGDDAAPGEGGGEKAPEPTGIAAQDWDTAAAEPQYRAAVVDLLGALAYGELAAFERLAEDAKLAPTLEEKAELAKMASAEFHHFERLRGRLSAIGEEPTEAMEPFAAALDGFHRQTAPSDWLEGLVKAYVGDSIASDFYREVAARLDSDTRDLVLQVLDDTGHASFAIEKVRAAIEADPRVGGRLALWARRLMGEALSQAQRVVADRDALSTMLVGGLADGFDLAEVGRMFSRITEAHTKRMAALGLSA, from the coding sequence ATGGAGACGCCTGACACGCCTGAGACGCCCGCCGCGACCACCGGGGACCGCGCCGGGGACGACGCAGCTCCGGGGGAGGGCGGCGGGGAGAAGGCCCCGGAGCCCACCGGGATCGCCGCCCAGGACTGGGACACGGCGGCCGCCGAGCCGCAGTACCGGGCCGCCGTGGTGGATCTGCTCGGCGCCCTCGCGTACGGCGAGCTGGCCGCCTTCGAGCGGCTGGCGGAGGACGCGAAGCTGGCGCCCACCCTCGAGGAAAAGGCGGAGCTGGCGAAGATGGCGTCCGCCGAGTTCCACCACTTCGAGCGGCTTCGGGGGCGGCTCTCGGCGATCGGCGAGGAGCCGACGGAGGCGATGGAGCCGTTCGCGGCGGCGCTGGACGGGTTCCACCGTCAGACCGCGCCGTCCGACTGGCTGGAGGGCCTGGTCAAGGCGTATGTGGGCGACTCGATCGCCAGTGACTTCTATCGCGAGGTCGCGGCCCGGCTGGACTCCGACACCCGCGATCTGGTGCTCCAGGTGCTCGACGACACCGGCCACGCCTCGTTCGCGATCGAGAAGGTACGGGCCGCGATCGAGGCCGATCCGCGGGTCGGCGGGCGGCTGGCGCTGTGGGCGCGGCGGCTGATGGGCGAGGCGCTGTCGCAGGCCCAGCGGGTGGTCGCGGACCGCGACGCGCTCTCCACGATGCTGGTCGGCGGGCTGGCCGACGGCTTCGACCTGGCGGAGGTGGGCCGGATGTTCTCCCGGATCACCGAGGCCCACACCAAGCGGATGGCCGCCCTGGGGCTCTCCGCCTAG
- a CDS encoding alpha/beta fold hydrolase, whose product MSSTEPPEARIVAAVPPARPVRVGAGEKLRTAALPGLTMTVRCRPPAASGLPPALFVHGLGGSSQNWSALMELLADRVEGEALDLPGFGDSPPPDDGNYSITGHARAMIRYLDAQARGPVHLVGNSMGGAIATRVAAVRPDLVRTLTLVSPALPELRPQRTAVPTGLLAVPGVTRLFTRLTRDWDAERRTREVMLLTFGDPSLVTREAFGHAVEEFERRLTLPYFWDALTRSARGVVDSYTLGGQHSLWRQAERVLAPTLLVYGGRDQLVSVRMADRANATFRDSRLLTLLDAGHVAMMEYPEAVARGMRELLDDVDQRDDRESREARGAVPVSGADGSGAARG is encoded by the coding sequence ATGTCTTCGACAGAGCCGCCGGAAGCCCGCATCGTCGCGGCGGTGCCGCCCGCGAGGCCCGTGCGGGTCGGAGCGGGGGAGAAGCTGCGGACCGCCGCCCTCCCGGGGCTCACGATGACCGTGCGCTGCCGTCCGCCGGCCGCCTCCGGGCTGCCGCCCGCGCTCTTCGTCCACGGCCTCGGCGGCTCCTCGCAGAACTGGTCCGCGCTCATGGAGCTGCTCGCCGACCGGGTGGAGGGCGAGGCGCTCGACCTCCCCGGCTTCGGCGACTCCCCGCCGCCGGACGACGGCAACTACTCGATAACCGGCCATGCCCGCGCCATGATCCGCTACCTCGACGCGCAGGCCCGCGGACCGGTCCATCTGGTCGGCAATTCGATGGGCGGCGCGATCGCCACCCGCGTCGCGGCGGTGCGGCCCGATCTGGTGCGCACCCTCACGCTCGTCTCGCCCGCGCTGCCCGAACTGCGCCCGCAGCGCACCGCGGTGCCGACCGGCCTGCTCGCGGTGCCCGGGGTGACCCGGCTGTTCACCCGCTTGACCAGGGACTGGGACGCGGAGCGGCGCACCCGCGAGGTGATGCTGCTCACCTTCGGCGATCCGTCCCTGGTCACCCGGGAGGCTTTCGGCCACGCGGTGGAGGAGTTCGAACGCCGGCTCACCCTCCCGTACTTCTGGGACGCGCTCACCCGCTCCGCACGCGGTGTCGTCGATTCGTACACCCTGGGCGGTCAGCACTCCCTGTGGCGTCAGGCCGAGCGGGTGCTCGCCCCGACACTGCTCGTCTACGGCGGCCGGGACCAGTTGGTGTCCGTAAGGATGGCGGATCGGGCCAACGCCACCTTCCGCGACTCGCGTCTGTTGACGCTGTTGGACGCCGGGCATGTCGCGATGATGGAGTATCCCGAGGCGGTGGCGCGCGGGATGCGCGAGCTGCTCGACGACGTTGATCAACGAGATGACCGGGAGAGCCGGGAGGCGCGGGGGGCCGTACCGGTGTCCGGCGCGGACGGGAGCGGTGCGGCGCGTGGGTAA
- a CDS encoding TetR/AcrR family transcriptional regulator, whose product MTAIEQTEARPRGTRLPRRARRNQLLGAAQEVFVAQGYHAAAMDDIAERAGVSKPVLYQHFPGKLELYLALLDQHCDALLQAVRTALASTTENKQRVAATMEAYFAYVEEEGGAFRLVFESDLTNEPAVRERVDRVSLQCAEAICEVIAEDTGLSRDESMLLAVGLGGVSQVVARYWLSSESAVPRDTAVQLLTSLAWRGIAGFPLHGSEGGH is encoded by the coding sequence GTGACAGCCATCGAGCAGACCGAGGCGCGCCCACGGGGTACGCGCCTGCCGCGCCGAGCCCGACGTAATCAGCTGCTGGGGGCGGCTCAGGAGGTCTTTGTCGCGCAGGGCTACCACGCGGCCGCGATGGACGACATCGCCGAGCGCGCCGGGGTCAGCAAGCCGGTGCTGTACCAGCACTTCCCGGGCAAGCTGGAGCTGTATCTGGCCCTGCTCGACCAGCACTGCGACGCCCTGCTCCAGGCGGTGCGCACCGCGCTCGCCTCGACCACCGAGAACAAGCAGCGCGTCGCGGCGACCATGGAGGCGTACTTCGCCTACGTCGAGGAGGAAGGCGGCGCCTTCCGGCTCGTCTTCGAGTCCGATCTGACCAACGAGCCCGCGGTGCGCGAGCGCGTGGACCGCGTCTCGCTGCAGTGCGCCGAGGCGATCTGCGAGGTCATCGCCGAGGACACCGGGCTGTCCCGGGACGAGTCGATGCTGCTGGCCGTGGGCCTCGGCGGGGTGTCCCAGGTGGTCGCGCGCTACTGGCTCTCCAGCGAGAGCGCCGTGCCGCGGGACACCGCTGTGCAGCTGCTCACCTCGCTGGCCTGGCGGGGTATCGCGGGCTTCCCGCTGCACGGGTCCGAGGGCGGCCACTGA